Proteins encoded by one window of Paraburkholderia terrae:
- a CDS encoding GlxA family transcriptional regulator, which yields MTSIRAEAPLSNLAHVGFLTLPSFSMIAFTSAVEVLRMANYVSRAQHYRWSVITTDGVPVRASNGLTVKPTRTLEEAGMPDVLIVCGGTQIRNAVDSNVKTLLADAASQGVPLGGICTGAYALMAAGMLDGYRCSVHWEDLSALHKEYPHVQFADELFVIDRDRLTCTGGTAPLDLMLDLVSSRFGQNLAAQVSEQFILERIRSASDPQPIPVDARVGFSRAELIEVVRLMEANIEEPLSLEELARLVQLSQRHLQRMFKVYLSVSPTHYYLSLRLRRARDLLRTTDASIARVTAVCGFHSPCHFSKAYRAQFGHAPSVERRHAN from the coding sequence GTGACGTCTATCAGGGCTGAAGCGCCGTTGTCGAATCTTGCGCATGTGGGCTTTCTGACCTTGCCCAGTTTTTCGATGATCGCGTTTACGAGCGCGGTCGAGGTGCTGCGGATGGCGAACTACGTTTCGCGCGCGCAGCACTATCGCTGGTCTGTGATCACGACGGACGGCGTGCCCGTGCGGGCGAGTAACGGTCTTACCGTCAAGCCGACACGCACGCTCGAAGAGGCGGGCATGCCGGATGTGCTGATCGTGTGCGGCGGCACGCAGATTCGCAATGCCGTCGATAGCAACGTGAAGACGCTGCTCGCGGATGCCGCGTCGCAGGGCGTGCCGCTGGGCGGTATTTGCACGGGCGCTTATGCGTTGATGGCGGCGGGAATGCTCGACGGTTATCGCTGTTCGGTGCATTGGGAAGACCTGTCGGCGCTGCACAAGGAATATCCGCATGTGCAATTCGCCGACGAGCTGTTCGTGATCGATCGCGATCGCCTGACGTGTACGGGTGGCACCGCGCCGCTCGATCTGATGCTCGATCTCGTCAGTTCCCGCTTCGGGCAGAACCTCGCGGCGCAAGTGTCCGAGCAGTTCATTCTCGAGCGCATCCGCAGCGCGAGCGACCCGCAGCCGATTCCCGTCGATGCGCGCGTCGGGTTCTCGCGTGCCGAACTGATCGAAGTGGTGCGACTGATGGAAGCGAATATCGAAGAGCCTTTGTCGCTCGAAGAACTCGCGCGGCTCGTGCAGTTGTCGCAACGCCATTTGCAGCGGATGTTCAAGGTTTATCTAAGTGTGTCGCCGACGCATTACTACCTGTCGCTGCGATTGCGGCGCGCGCGAGATCTGCTGCGCACGACGGACGCATCGATTGCGCGCGTGACGGCCGTGTGCGGATTTCATTCGCCGTGTCATTTCAGCAAGGCCTATCGCGCGCAGTTTGGTCATGCGCCGAGTGTCGAGCGCCGCCACGCGAACTAG
- the choW gene encoding choline ABC transporter permease subunit, which produces MSEMIPLGRWVDQSVHYLLDHDASTFDSIGKAIESFAAMIEHGLQAIPMWALMAFFIGIGLWRVGWRFAVFATASLLLIYATGFWDQTVITLGLTLSSTLISLVLGIPLGIWTAKNKHVHMIVRPILDLMQTMPAFVYLIPAAMLFGLGRVPGILSTVIFAMPPAVRLTSLGIKHVNREIVEAGQAFGCTPWQLLYKVQFPNALPSIMQGVNQTIMMALSMVIIASMVGAGGLGNDVLASIQRLDIGLGFESGLSVVLLAIILDRITESFGRSPGSATAPRFAGLRNVMRVRREQQAVAQS; this is translated from the coding sequence ATGTCTGAGATGATTCCACTCGGCCGCTGGGTCGATCAGTCCGTTCACTATCTGCTCGATCACGATGCGAGCACGTTCGATTCGATCGGCAAGGCGATCGAGAGCTTCGCCGCGATGATCGAGCATGGCCTGCAGGCCATTCCGATGTGGGCGCTGATGGCGTTCTTTATCGGCATCGGCTTGTGGCGCGTGGGCTGGCGTTTTGCAGTTTTCGCCACCGCTTCGCTATTGCTGATTTACGCAACCGGCTTCTGGGACCAGACGGTCATCACGCTTGGCCTCACGCTGTCCTCAACGCTGATCAGTCTCGTGTTGGGCATTCCACTCGGCATCTGGACCGCGAAGAACAAGCATGTGCATATGATCGTGCGCCCGATTCTCGATCTGATGCAGACGATGCCCGCCTTCGTCTACCTGATTCCCGCGGCGATGCTGTTCGGGCTTGGCCGCGTGCCGGGGATTCTCTCCACGGTGATCTTCGCGATGCCGCCTGCCGTGCGTCTGACGAGCCTCGGCATCAAGCACGTGAACCGCGAGATCGTCGAAGCGGGGCAGGCCTTCGGCTGCACGCCGTGGCAGCTGCTGTACAAGGTGCAATTCCCGAACGCCTTGCCGTCGATCATGCAGGGCGTGAACCAGACCATCATGATGGCGCTGTCGATGGTGATCATCGCGTCGATGGTGGGCGCGGGCGGTCTCGGCAACGATGTGCTTGCGAGTATTCAGCGCCTCGATATCGGGCTGGGTTTCGAAAGCGGTCTGTCCGTCGTGTTGCTGGCGATCATTCTGGACCGCATTACCGAGAGCTTCGGCCGCTCTCCTGGTTCGGCCACCGCGCCGCGCTTTGCGGGCCTGCGCAATGTGATGCGCGTGCGCCGCGAGCAGCAGGCTGTCGCGCAAAGCTAG
- a CDS encoding choline ABC transporter substrate-binding protein: MKRKLMMMAALCATAAATAHAADPAVCRNVRFADVGWTDIAATTGLASTIFQGLGYNPTKTIASVPITFAGIKSKQIDVFLGYWAPTMDPIIQPFVKSGTIKVLATPNLTGAKYTLAVPEYVYNGGLKNFSDIAKYADKLDGKIYGIEPGNDGNALIKKMIDGNQFGLGKFKLVESSEAGMLVEVNRAVRDKKWIVFLGWEPHPMNVQMKIDYLSGGDDVFGPNYGEAKVFTATPPDYAARCPNAAKFVSNLQFTTAIENHVMVPIMNKEDANKAALAWLKANPQALDKWLAGVQTIDGKDGLPAVKAYIAGH, from the coding sequence ATGAAACGCAAGCTGATGATGATGGCCGCGCTGTGCGCGACGGCTGCCGCGACCGCGCACGCCGCCGACCCTGCCGTGTGCCGCAACGTCCGATTCGCCGACGTTGGCTGGACCGACATTGCGGCGACGACGGGGCTGGCATCGACGATCTTCCAGGGTCTCGGCTATAACCCGACGAAGACGATTGCTTCCGTGCCGATTACGTTTGCGGGCATCAAGAGCAAGCAGATCGACGTATTCCTGGGTTATTGGGCGCCGACGATGGACCCGATCATCCAGCCGTTCGTTAAGTCCGGCACGATCAAGGTGCTCGCGACGCCGAACCTGACGGGCGCGAAGTATACGCTTGCTGTGCCGGAGTATGTGTACAACGGCGGGCTGAAGAACTTTAGCGATATTGCGAAGTACGCGGACAAGCTCGATGGAAAGATCTATGGCATCGAGCCGGGTAATGATGGCAATGCGTTGATCAAGAAGATGATTGATGGCAATCAGTTTGGGCTTGGCAAGTTCAAGCTGGTCGAGTCGAGCGAGGCGGGCATGCTGGTGGAAGTGAACCGTGCGGTTCGCGATAAGAAGTGGATTGTGTTTCTCGGCTGGGAGCCGCATCCGATGAACGTGCAGATGAAGATCGATTATCTGTCCGGCGGGGATGATGTGTTCGGGCCTAATTATGGCGAGGCGAAGGTGTTTACGGCTACGCCGCCCGATTACGCTGCGCGGTGTCCGAATGCGGCGAAGTTTGTGTCGAACTTGCAGTTCACGACGGCTATCGAGAATCATGTGATGGTGCCTATCATGAACAAAGAAGATGCAAATAAGGCTGCGCTGGCATGGTTGAAGGCTAATCCGCAGGCTTTGGATAAGTGGCTTGCGGGGGTGCAGACTATTGATGGCAAGGACGGCTTGCCGGCCGTTAAGGCTTATATTGCGGGGCATTGA
- a CDS encoding TolC family protein — translation MRRCRASLVAAALCVTSIGAYAADLVTAVQQSLGYDADLAQARAAYEAAKEAVPQARGALLPQISGGWGRSYNSIATDGFPRTSYWQNGWTVSLTQSLFDWTKLAAYRQADYVEVRGAVDVEVARQTVLLRAVRAYFDELAAEDEIGRAAEYAAAVDAHILIVQRNRAAGEATVVDLREAMTTREQVWLQQTDAQSALLAKRRALEQMTGAPFDALARLPDALALPRLAPEDSDAWATQAKEIGYVVQQRKLDWEIAKLDVSKAEGAQYPSVYATGSYTPAGAASGYARPTTTATGMLSISIPLFAGGAVQSKLRETQALQDKARDALAAAARAAYASARDNYARYQQGRTRVEMLMHLLASCRETLAATRVGYKVGSRTSTDVLRAIDMLYATQRDLFAARYDALVALMQLKADTSMLSLADIVQINAVLH, via the coding sequence ATGCGTAGATGCAGAGCTTCTCTCGTTGCGGCTGCGCTTTGCGTGACGAGCATCGGCGCGTATGCTGCCGATCTCGTGACCGCCGTTCAGCAGTCGCTCGGCTATGACGCCGATCTCGCGCAGGCGCGCGCCGCGTATGAAGCCGCAAAAGAGGCCGTGCCGCAGGCGCGCGGAGCGTTGTTGCCGCAAATCTCGGGCGGGTGGGGACGCAGTTACAACAGCATCGCGACGGATGGCTTCCCGAGGACGTCGTACTGGCAAAACGGCTGGACCGTCTCGCTGACGCAGTCGTTATTCGACTGGACGAAATTGGCTGCCTACCGCCAAGCCGACTACGTCGAGGTGCGCGGCGCCGTCGATGTCGAAGTCGCGCGGCAAACCGTGCTATTGCGCGCGGTGCGCGCGTATTTCGACGAACTAGCGGCAGAGGACGAGATCGGGCGGGCGGCGGAGTACGCAGCCGCCGTGGATGCGCATATCCTGATCGTGCAACGCAATCGCGCGGCGGGCGAGGCGACCGTCGTCGATCTGCGCGAAGCCATGACGACCCGGGAGCAGGTGTGGTTGCAACAGACCGACGCGCAAAGCGCGTTGCTGGCGAAGCGCCGCGCGCTCGAACAAATGACAGGCGCGCCGTTCGACGCGCTGGCGCGGCTACCTGACGCGCTCGCGCTGCCGCGCCTCGCGCCGGAAGATAGCGACGCCTGGGCGACGCAGGCGAAGGAGATTGGCTACGTCGTCCAGCAAAGAAAACTCGACTGGGAGATTGCGAAGCTCGACGTCAGCAAGGCGGAGGGCGCGCAATATCCGTCGGTCTATGCGACGGGTAGCTACACGCCTGCGGGCGCCGCATCCGGCTACGCACGGCCGACCACGACCGCGACCGGCATGCTCTCGATTTCGATTCCGCTGTTTGCGGGCGGCGCGGTGCAGTCGAAGCTGCGCGAAACGCAGGCGCTGCAGGACAAGGCACGCGATGCGCTAGCGGCCGCGGCGCGTGCCGCCTATGCGTCGGCGCGCGACAACTACGCGCGCTATCAGCAGGGTCGGACGCGGGTCGAAATGCTGATGCATCTGCTCGCTTCGTGTCGCGAGACGCTCGCTGCAACGCGCGTGGGTTACAAGGTCGGCTCGCGTACCAGCACCGACGTGCTGCGCGCAATCGACATGCTTTACGCCACGCAGCGTGACCTGTTCGCCGCGCGATACGACGCCCTCGTCGCGCTGATGCAACTGAAGGCCGACACGTCGATGCTAAGCCTCGCGGATATCGTGCAGATCAACGCGGTGCTGCATTGA
- a CDS encoding ANTAR domain-containing response regulator yields the protein MLRVLLVTDTDKPIGELRDTLARLGYEMLAATASPQALHKAVESERPDVIIVDTESPSRDTLEQLAVMNATAPRPVLMFSNDANQQLIRDAVGAGVTAYLVEGLATERLAPILEVALARFAQESQLRERLAQAENELAERKLIDRAKRMLMDSQKMTEHAAYATMRKRAMNQGVKLAEVARQIVAAADLPD from the coding sequence ATGCTGCGTGTTTTGCTCGTAACCGACACCGACAAGCCGATCGGCGAGTTGCGCGATACGCTTGCGCGGCTCGGCTACGAGATGCTCGCCGCCACGGCGTCGCCGCAAGCGTTGCACAAAGCTGTCGAGAGCGAACGACCCGACGTGATCATCGTCGACACGGAATCGCCTTCGCGCGACACGCTGGAGCAGCTTGCCGTGATGAACGCGACGGCGCCGCGCCCGGTGCTGATGTTCAGCAACGACGCGAATCAGCAACTGATACGCGACGCCGTCGGCGCGGGCGTGACGGCGTATCTCGTCGAAGGTCTGGCGACGGAACGCCTCGCGCCGATTCTCGAAGTGGCGCTGGCGCGTTTCGCGCAGGAATCGCAACTGCGCGAGCGACTCGCGCAGGCCGAGAACGAACTGGCTGAGCGCAAGCTGATCGACCGCGCGAAGCGGATGCTGATGGATTCTCAAAAGATGACCGAACATGCCGCCTACGCGACGATGCGCAAGCGCGCGATGAACCAGGGCGTGAAGCTCGCCGAAGTCGCGCGCCAGATCGTCGCCGCAGCCGACTTGCCAGATTGA
- a CDS encoding CmpA/NrtA family ABC transporter substrate-binding protein, producing MNSPAYTSSSDESGKLEKTHLRLGFVALSDAAPLVAAKLLEFGHAHGLTIELLKQPSWAAIRDKLLSGDLDAAHSLYGLVYGVQLGIGGPQTDMAVLMVLNRNGQAITVSNRLAAALDEHKTLPAALATLGRKPVFAQTFPTGTHAMWLYYWLASQGVHPLRDIEGVVIPPPQMVDALAQDRLDGLCVGEPWNAVAQERGVGRTIAYTSEVWPDHPEKVLASRRDFVTRYPNTARALVQTMLEACRWLDDDVHRVEISARLAADEFVGVPAGLIAPRLIAAGSDEKRRAVKFFADGAVNFPHPAEGVWFFAQYARWGMAGWRDDFARIAGEVNQVDLYCQAAANVGVSVYADTPSAVLVDGRVWDGKADQAYMQGFLIRA from the coding sequence ATGAACTCACCTGCCTACACCTCTTCCTCCGACGAATCCGGCAAGCTCGAGAAGACGCACTTGCGCCTCGGGTTCGTCGCGCTCAGCGATGCCGCGCCGCTGGTCGCGGCGAAGCTGCTCGAATTCGGCCATGCGCACGGACTGACGATCGAACTGCTGAAGCAGCCGTCGTGGGCCGCGATACGCGACAAGCTGTTGTCAGGCGATCTCGACGCCGCGCATTCGCTTTACGGCCTCGTGTATGGCGTGCAGCTCGGCATCGGCGGCCCGCAAACGGATATGGCCGTGCTGATGGTGCTGAACCGCAACGGCCAGGCGATCACGGTATCGAACCGTCTTGCTGCTGCGCTCGACGAGCACAAGACGCTGCCTGCCGCGCTGGCGACGCTCGGTCGCAAGCCCGTGTTCGCGCAGACATTTCCAACGGGCACGCATGCGATGTGGCTGTATTACTGGCTCGCTTCGCAGGGCGTGCATCCTTTGCGCGATATCGAGGGCGTGGTGATTCCGCCGCCGCAGATGGTCGATGCGCTTGCGCAGGACCGGCTCGACGGGTTGTGTGTTGGCGAGCCGTGGAATGCCGTTGCGCAGGAGCGCGGTGTTGGCAGGACGATTGCGTATACGAGTGAGGTGTGGCCAGATCATCCCGAGAAGGTGCTGGCGAGCCGGCGCGATTTTGTTACGCGATATCCAAATACTGCTCGGGCGCTCGTGCAGACGATGCTCGAGGCGTGTCGATGGCTTGATGATGACGTGCATCGTGTGGAGATTTCGGCGCGGCTTGCTGCGGATGAGTTTGTTGGCGTGCCCGCCGGGTTGATTGCGCCACGGTTGATTGCTGCGGGTTCTGATGAGAAGCGGCGGGCTGTGAAGTTTTTTGCTGATGGCGCGGTGAATTTTCCGCATCCTGCGGAAGGGGTTTGGTTTTTTGCGCAGTATGCGCGGTGGGGGATGGCCGGGTGGCGGGATGATTTTGCGCGGATTGCGGGTGAGGTTAATCAGGTTGATCTTTATTGCCAGGCTGCCGCTAATGTTGGTGTGAGCGTGTATGCCGATACGCCGTCGGCGGTGCTTGTTGATGGGCGGGTTTGGGATGGGAAGGCCGATCAGGCTTATATGCAGGGGTTTTTGATCAGGGCCTGA
- a CDS encoding dihydrodipicolinate synthase family protein — protein sequence MTRLSSFSPRGMWPVLYAYFDENDTLDRQAIHTQIDATIDAGASGIVILGLATEVNRLSLEEKQRFIEWTGEHIVGRVPFAVTITGDTADAQLALADYAADHGASSLILQPPSVRDKPESFYFDFFADVMQRVRVPVGIQNAPEYLGVGLTVQSLVALAAQCGQFQWLKGEGPATIIHSTIERLREHGSPLPVFNGRGGQELIDNLRAGCAGLIVAPDSFDWQAAIYSAFIEGNHTNAQALYERILPSIVFVMQSLDALTCYGKRIAAWRMGFDVAHDRGMRPTAFGLSCARRFAAALGPFADQRNTAR from the coding sequence ATGACGCGACTATCCTCTTTCTCGCCACGCGGCATGTGGCCCGTGCTCTACGCCTACTTCGACGAAAACGATACGCTCGACCGTCAAGCGATCCACACGCAGATCGACGCAACGATCGATGCGGGTGCAAGCGGCATCGTGATTCTCGGTCTTGCGACGGAGGTCAACCGTTTATCGCTTGAAGAGAAGCAGCGTTTTATCGAATGGACGGGCGAACACATTGTCGGTCGTGTGCCGTTCGCCGTGACGATCACAGGTGACACCGCCGACGCACAACTCGCATTGGCGGATTACGCAGCGGATCACGGCGCCTCGTCGCTGATCCTGCAACCACCATCGGTTCGCGACAAACCCGAATCGTTTTACTTCGATTTTTTTGCCGACGTCATGCAGCGCGTGCGCGTGCCTGTCGGTATCCAGAATGCGCCTGAATATCTGGGTGTCGGACTAACGGTTCAATCGCTCGTTGCGCTCGCCGCGCAGTGCGGCCAATTTCAGTGGCTCAAAGGCGAAGGCCCGGCCACGATCATTCATTCGACGATCGAGCGGCTGCGCGAGCATGGCAGTCCGTTACCCGTGTTCAATGGGCGCGGAGGCCAGGAACTGATCGACAATCTGCGCGCCGGTTGCGCGGGCCTGATCGTCGCACCTGATTCATTCGACTGGCAAGCTGCGATTTACAGCGCTTTCATCGAAGGGAATCACACGAACGCGCAAGCGCTTTACGAACGCATCCTGCCGTCCATCGTCTTCGTGATGCAATCGCTCGATGCGTTGACCTGCTACGGCAAACGGATCGCAGCGTGGCGCATGGGTTTCGATGTCGCGCACGACCGGGGCATGCGTCCGACAGCATTTGGCCTGTCATGCGCGCGCCGTTTTGCCGCGGCGCTGGGTCCGTTTGCAGATCAGCGCAACACGGCCCGCTGA
- a CDS encoding IlvD/Edd family dehydratase — protein sequence MRKLRSQSWFGRNDKDGFIHRSWMKNQGIPHDEFDGRPVVGICNTWSELTPCNAHFRELAEYVKRGVREAGGLPLEFPVMSLGESNLRPTAMLFRNLASMDVEESIRGNPLDGVILLVGCDKTTPALLMGAASCNLPALAVSGGPMLNGRFRGRTIGSGTGVWQMSEEVRAGTMSQQEFIDAESCMNRSRGHCMTMGTASTMASMVESLGIGLPHNAAIPAVDARRQVLAHLAGRRIVEMVRDDVTMDKILTRQAFENAIRTNAAIGGSTNAVVHLIALARRIGVDLALDDWELGSDVPCLVNLQPSGEYLMEDFYYAGGLPAVLRQLGEQGLLHRDALTVNGKTIWDNVSDAPNYDQKVITTFAEPFKPQAGIAVLRGNLAPNGAVIKPSAATASLLKHRGRAVVFENVEELHAKVDDDSLDIDEHCVMVLKGAGPKGYPGFAEVGNMPLPKKVLQKGITDMVRISDGRMSGTAYGAVVLHITPEAAAGGPLALVQTGDMIELDVAARRLHLDVTDEELERRRAAWHAPELPARGYYRLYVEHVLQADQGADLDFLVGASGAPVPRDSH from the coding sequence ATGCGCAAACTCCGCTCGCAAAGCTGGTTCGGCCGCAACGACAAGGACGGCTTCATCCATCGTTCGTGGATGAAAAACCAGGGCATTCCGCACGATGAATTCGATGGCCGCCCCGTGGTCGGCATCTGCAATACATGGTCGGAACTGACGCCCTGCAACGCGCACTTCCGCGAGCTTGCCGAGTACGTGAAGCGCGGCGTGCGCGAGGCTGGCGGCCTGCCGCTCGAATTCCCCGTGATGTCGCTCGGCGAATCGAACCTGCGGCCCACGGCGATGCTGTTTCGCAATCTGGCTTCGATGGATGTCGAAGAGTCGATACGCGGCAATCCGCTCGACGGCGTGATCCTGCTGGTCGGCTGTGACAAGACCACGCCGGCGCTGTTGATGGGCGCGGCCTCCTGCAACCTGCCCGCGCTCGCCGTGTCAGGCGGACCGATGCTCAACGGCCGCTTTCGCGGCCGCACGATCGGCTCGGGCACGGGTGTGTGGCAGATGTCCGAAGAAGTACGCGCGGGCACGATGAGCCAGCAGGAATTCATCGACGCCGAATCGTGCATGAATCGCTCGCGCGGCCATTGCATGACGATGGGCACGGCATCGACGATGGCGTCGATGGTCGAATCGCTCGGCATCGGCCTGCCGCACAACGCGGCGATTCCTGCCGTCGATGCGCGCCGCCAGGTGCTCGCGCATCTCGCCGGACGGCGCATCGTCGAGATGGTCCGCGACGATGTGACGATGGACAAGATCCTCACGCGCCAGGCCTTTGAAAACGCGATCCGCACGAACGCCGCGATCGGCGGATCGACGAATGCCGTCGTGCATCTGATTGCGCTCGCGCGGCGCATCGGCGTGGATCTCGCGCTCGACGACTGGGAACTCGGCTCGGATGTGCCGTGCCTCGTGAACCTGCAGCCATCGGGCGAGTACCTGATGGAAGATTTCTACTACGCGGGCGGCTTGCCTGCCGTGTTGCGGCAACTCGGCGAGCAAGGGCTGCTGCATCGTGATGCGTTGACCGTCAATGGCAAAACCATCTGGGACAACGTAAGCGATGCGCCCAACTACGATCAGAAGGTAATCACCACTTTCGCCGAGCCGTTCAAGCCGCAAGCGGGCATCGCCGTGCTGCGCGGCAATCTCGCGCCGAATGGCGCCGTCATCAAGCCGTCCGCGGCCACGGCTTCGCTGTTGAAGCATCGCGGGCGCGCGGTGGTGTTCGAGAACGTCGAAGAACTGCACGCGAAGGTCGACGACGACTCGCTCGATATCGACGAGCATTGCGTGATGGTGCTCAAGGGCGCGGGGCCGAAGGGCTATCCCGGCTTTGCCGAGGTCGGCAACATGCCGCTGCCGAAAAAGGTCCTGCAAAAAGGCATTACCGACATGGTCCGCATCTCCGATGGCCGCATGAGCGGCACGGCATATGGCGCGGTGGTGCTGCACATAACGCCCGAAGCAGCGGCAGGCGGACCGCTCGCGCTCGTGCAGACGGGCGACATGATCGAACTCGACGTCGCCGCGCGGCGTTTGCATCTGGACGTCACAGACGAAGAACTCGAACGGCGCCGTGCCGCATGGCACGCGCCTGAGCTGCCCGCACGCGGCTATTATCGGCTCTACGTCGAGCATGTATTGCAGGCCGATCAGGGTGCCGATCTCGACTTCCTGGTGGGTGCGAGCGGCGCGCCTGTGCCGCGCGACTCGCATTGA
- a CDS encoding cyanate transporter — MNQTPGIDSPRIARRTTSSALSWQDGLWLAVIVAIGVNLRPLLTSVSPLMGTIRAATGLSFSGASLLTSLPVVAMGFGAFGAGLLTRVAGEARGVALGLLAIAVACSARLAASSGTALLMTALVAGMGVAVIQALLPGVMKQRFHARVPLAMGLFSASIMGGGGLGASLSPYVAKASGSWHAGLAMWAVPAALACMCWLVLQRRASAFDGRASAHLAAIPTHPPVPIWKKRRAWALGLHFGLVNGGYTTLVAWLPAYYQQRGASVAHSGSLLAAMTVFQAASALLLPLAAASFRDRRPWLVAGLSAQLTGIVGLLAYPDALPLAWVAIAGAGLGGTFSLTLVTALDHADDHRLAGRLVAFVQGVGFIVAAISPIIAGRLRDLTGSFTAAWIMLAACIAAMIALTFAFSPRSYARWLGPR; from the coding sequence GTGAACCAGACTCCCGGCATCGATTCCCCGCGCATTGCGCGTCGCACGACATCCTCGGCTTTATCGTGGCAGGACGGGCTCTGGCTCGCGGTCATCGTCGCGATCGGCGTCAATTTGCGGCCGCTGCTGACGTCCGTGAGCCCGTTGATGGGGACGATCCGCGCGGCCACGGGCCTCAGTTTCTCGGGCGCCTCGCTGCTGACGAGCCTGCCCGTCGTCGCGATGGGATTCGGCGCGTTCGGCGCCGGCCTGCTGACGCGCGTGGCCGGCGAAGCGCGCGGCGTCGCGCTGGGGCTGCTGGCGATTGCCGTCGCGTGCAGCGCGCGGCTGGCGGCGTCGAGCGGCACGGCGTTGCTGATGACGGCGCTCGTGGCGGGCATGGGCGTCGCCGTCATTCAGGCGCTGCTGCCGGGCGTGATGAAGCAGCGCTTTCATGCACGCGTGCCGCTTGCGATGGGCCTGTTCTCCGCGTCGATCATGGGCGGCGGCGGGCTGGGCGCGAGTCTGAGCCCCTATGTCGCGAAAGCATCCGGTTCGTGGCACGCGGGTCTCGCGATGTGGGCCGTGCCTGCCGCGCTCGCCTGCATGTGCTGGCTCGTGTTGCAACGGCGTGCATCGGCGTTCGATGGACGAGCCTCCGCACACCTTGCGGCGATCCCGACGCACCCGCCTGTGCCGATCTGGAAGAAGCGCCGCGCATGGGCCTTGGGCCTGCACTTCGGCCTCGTCAATGGCGGCTACACGACGCTGGTTGCGTGGCTGCCCGCTTACTACCAGCAGCGCGGCGCGAGCGTTGCACACAGCGGCTCGCTGCTCGCCGCGATGACCGTCTTCCAGGCAGCGTCGGCGCTGCTGCTGCCGCTCGCGGCAGCGTCGTTCCGCGACCGCCGGCCGTGGCTCGTCGCCGGCCTGTCCGCGCAACTCACCGGCATAGTCGGGCTGCTCGCGTATCCGGATGCGCTGCCGCTCGCGTGGGTCGCGATTGCAGGCGCGGGACTCGGCGGCACGTTCTCGCTGACCCTCGTGACGGCACTCGATCATGCCGACGATCATCGACTCGCCGGAAGGCTCGTTGCGTTCGTGCAGGGCGTCGGTTTCATCGTGGCGGCGATCTCGCCGATCATCGCCGGACGCCTGCGCGACCTGACGGGCAGCTTCACGGCCGCGTGGATCATGCTCGCGGCTTGCATCGCCGCGATGATCGCCTTGACCTTCGCTTTCTCGCCGCGCAGTTACGCGCGCTGGCTCGGCCCGCGGTAA